The following proteins are encoded in a genomic region of Fervidobacterium pennivorans DSM 9078:
- a CDS encoding ZIP family metal transporter: MAQEFLKGTILSTVAGLSTVLGAIPLLLFHKHLGEKVIDSLMGMAAGIMLAASAFSLAGPSLEIGGVFRFTIGFLLGAVLVDLMDKYSPHEHFLKGHEGADVKKLSKIWLFVIAITIHNFPEGMAVGISGYTPEALNVAIAIGTQNIPEGAATMVALMNAGYSTPFSLLVTFLTGVVEVIGGVFGAGLILISKKLLSYMLAFAAGAMVFVVSDEVIPETHLRGNERLSTYFLILGFLIMSALDVVLG, translated from the coding sequence CTGGCTCAAGAATTCTTAAAGGGGACGATTCTTAGTACAGTGGCTGGACTTTCAACTGTACTTGGTGCAATACCATTGCTATTATTTCACAAACACCTTGGAGAAAAGGTTATCGATTCGTTGATGGGTATGGCTGCAGGCATAATGCTTGCAGCAAGTGCTTTTAGCTTAGCAGGTCCTTCACTTGAAATAGGTGGAGTTTTCCGCTTTACCATAGGTTTCTTGCTTGGTGCTGTTCTCGTAGATTTGATGGATAAGTATTCGCCACATGAACATTTTTTAAAAGGTCATGAAGGAGCAGATGTTAAGAAACTATCAAAGATATGGCTCTTTGTGATAGCTATAACAATTCACAACTTCCCGGAAGGTATGGCGGTTGGGATAAGTGGTTACACACCAGAAGCTTTAAATGTTGCTATAGCTATCGGGACGCAGAATATTCCAGAAGGTGCTGCTACAATGGTTGCGTTAATGAATGCGGGATATTCAACTCCATTTTCGTTATTGGTTACTTTCCTTACAGGCGTGGTTGAAGTTATCGGTGGAGTATTCGGCGCTGGATTGATATTAATTAGCAAAAAACTTTTGTCGTATATGTTGGCATTTGCAGCAGGTGCTATGGTGTTTGTTGTCAGCGATGAGGTTATACCTGAGACACATTTACGTGGAAATGAACGGTTATCTACTTACTTTCTTATACTTGGTTTTTTAATCATGTCTGCTCTTGATGTTGTGCTTGGCTGA
- a CDS encoding MFS transporter, whose protein sequence is MSEEQYKYEKRNLALIISGRFESVLGAAALLVAMPLYILDKTGSGTIMGIFTVLGILPRLFATPIGGVIGDRLNRKTIMVLLDELRGLLLFILWLIAINDKMSVGVLLAFRAVLSFCDGLFDGPTAAMFGDVVKKENLKRATSLNAMANSGANIFGPIVGSMLYGYYGLTNVLLMTAVLYILSGVSEMFIIYNHRPKERRVNFVGELSEGIKFVIKNRGLKFLFTFAIVINFLTSPLFSVVFPYILRTVLKFSATQFGTLQVFGTIGALLGNIAIMFFLHKFSSKALISWGLLLEQAFVVLLSVLIMPYFGFGKGTLYILFVTGAAAFGFFNVLVNIPINANLQMLVPSELRSRVFSVLSLLAMGSIPISSALYGYLLDRIDAFWFFLTVNIISTIVIVVFLIKAPDEAYDPNLAVQQNA, encoded by the coding sequence ATGTCCGAAGAGCAGTACAAGTATGAGAAAAGAAATTTGGCGTTGATAATTAGTGGGCGATTCGAATCTGTTTTAGGCGCGGCGGCCTTACTTGTAGCTATGCCATTGTATATTTTAGATAAGACCGGTTCGGGAACAATAATGGGAATATTCACGGTTCTTGGAATATTGCCGCGATTGTTTGCAACACCAATCGGAGGAGTTATCGGAGACAGGTTAAATAGAAAGACTATTATGGTTCTTCTTGATGAACTGAGAGGATTGTTGTTATTTATTCTGTGGCTTATTGCAATTAATGACAAGATGAGTGTAGGTGTGCTTCTTGCGTTTAGAGCAGTTCTTTCATTCTGTGACGGGCTTTTCGACGGGCCCACCGCAGCAATGTTTGGAGATGTTGTGAAGAAAGAAAATCTCAAAAGAGCAACATCGTTAAATGCCATGGCAAATAGTGGTGCTAACATTTTTGGACCTATCGTTGGATCTATGTTATATGGTTACTATGGGTTGACTAATGTCCTTCTTATGACAGCGGTATTGTACATATTATCAGGAGTCAGTGAAATGTTCATTATCTATAATCATCGCCCAAAAGAAAGAAGAGTTAATTTTGTTGGTGAGCTTTCTGAGGGAATCAAATTTGTTATCAAGAACCGAGGTTTAAAGTTTTTATTTACTTTCGCTATAGTAATAAATTTTCTTACGTCACCTCTTTTTAGTGTTGTATTTCCGTATATTCTTCGAACAGTGCTAAAATTTTCAGCAACACAGTTCGGTACATTACAAGTCTTTGGAACAATAGGAGCGTTATTAGGAAATATAGCGATTATGTTCTTTCTTCACAAATTCAGCTCTAAGGCTCTAATATCTTGGGGATTATTACTTGAACAAGCATTTGTGGTACTTCTCTCCGTACTTATTATGCCCTATTTTGGATTTGGTAAGGGAACATTGTATATTCTTTTTGTCACGGGCGCAGCTGCCTTTGGTTTCTTCAATGTATTGGTCAACATTCCTATTAACGCTAATCTTCAAATGCTAGTTCCATCTGAGTTGCGCTCAAGAGTCTTTTCCGTTTTATCGCTTTTGGCGATGGGAAGCATTCCAATATCATCTGCATTGTATGGGTATCTTCTTGACAGAATTGATGCATTTTGGTTCTTCTTGACGGTGAACATCATTTCTACGATTGTAATTGTTGTCTTTCTTATTAAGGCTCCAGACGAGGCTTATGATCCAAATCTTGCAGTGCAGCAAAATGCTTGA
- a CDS encoding (2Fe-2S)-binding protein → MRIKEHPILSVPSEKTYLTFYFEGQTVYATSEDTIASALIANGFDVFGFTEHNHPRGFFCAIGKCSACLVEVDGIPNVRACITPVREGMHVRMQVGRGKPKW, encoded by the coding sequence ATGCGGATAAAGGAACATCCTATTCTTAGTGTTCCGAGTGAGAAAACTTACTTAACGTTCTACTTTGAAGGGCAAACTGTTTACGCAACTTCGGAAGATACGATTGCAAGTGCTCTTATTGCAAACGGCTTTGATGTTTTCGGTTTCACAGAGCACAACCATCCTAGAGGTTTTTTCTGTGCTATAGGTAAGTGTTCTGCCTGCCTTGTGGAAGTTGATGGGATTCCTAACGTTAGAGCTTGTATAACCCCCGTAAGAGAAGGGATGCATGTCAGAATGCAAGTTGGAAGGGGGAAACCAAAATGGTAA
- a CDS encoding class I SAM-dependent rRNA methyltransferase: MVNRNAKVILKKDIKRRVFNGHPWVYDNEIEKIEGSFEDGDIVLVYTFANQFLGIGYINTKSKITVRLLSRKPVEINREFIKNRILQAIRNRYSITRENAYRVIFGEADGLPGLIVDKFDEYLTIQFNTLGINKLKNLILEVLVEIFSPAGIFERTEGNAVKKEGLEEFSGWIYGSGPELIPFEINGIKFLADTKGQKTGAFLDQRENARKLREFAHDKICLDCFSYTGNFGMHLLSGGAKHVTFVDYSERAIEVAKEIAKLNGFDKDRMDFVVANAFDYLKSSYEKSKKYDIVVLDPPSFAKSASSRDAAFKGYKEINYRSMKLLKSDGLLATASCTQVVSQSEFESILVDAAIDAKVLLRLIYRGGQPVDHPQVYNILETMYLKFLILQVSPINN; the protein is encoded by the coding sequence GTGGTTAACAGAAATGCGAAAGTTATTTTAAAGAAAGACATCAAACGTCGTGTATTTAATGGACATCCTTGGGTCTACGATAACGAAATTGAAAAGATAGAAGGCAGCTTTGAGGATGGAGATATAGTCCTTGTATACACTTTCGCAAATCAGTTTTTGGGGATTGGATACATCAATACAAAATCTAAGATAACGGTCAGATTGCTTTCAAGAAAACCGGTAGAAATTAACCGGGAATTTATAAAGAATAGAATTTTGCAAGCAATAAGAAATAGATACAGTATTACAAGAGAGAATGCATACAGGGTTATCTTTGGTGAAGCTGACGGATTACCTGGACTCATTGTGGATAAGTTCGATGAATATCTTACAATTCAATTTAATACACTTGGAATAAACAAGCTTAAAAACCTCATTTTGGAAGTGCTCGTTGAAATTTTCTCACCGGCAGGTATATTTGAAAGAACTGAGGGAAATGCTGTTAAGAAAGAAGGCCTTGAAGAATTCTCAGGTTGGATTTACGGCTCTGGTCCAGAACTCATACCTTTTGAGATAAACGGGATAAAGTTCTTGGCTGATACGAAGGGACAAAAGACGGGAGCGTTCTTAGACCAACGTGAGAATGCGAGAAAACTCAGAGAGTTTGCCCATGACAAGATTTGTCTCGATTGTTTTTCGTATACCGGAAATTTTGGAATGCACTTACTTAGCGGTGGAGCAAAGCACGTAACTTTTGTAGACTATTCAGAGCGTGCAATTGAAGTAGCTAAGGAAATTGCAAAATTAAATGGTTTTGATAAAGATAGAATGGACTTTGTCGTTGCAAATGCTTTTGATTACTTGAAATCCAGTTATGAAAAATCGAAAAAATACGATATAGTAGTTCTTGACCCTCCGTCTTTTGCTAAGAGTGCTTCAAGTCGTGATGCAGCGTTTAAAGGCTATAAAGAAATTAACTATAGAAGTATGAAACTACTGAAAAGTGACGGGTTACTTGCCACAGCATCCTGTACGCAGGTTGTGTCCCAGAGTGAATTTGAATCTATTTTGGTTGATGCCGCTATTGATGCTAAAGTTCTTTTGAGGTTAATTTACAGAGGTGGCCAGCCTGTTGACCATCCACAAGTCTACAATATCCTTGAAACGATGTATCTAAAATTTTTGATTCTACAGGTCTCGCCAATAAATAACTGA
- a CDS encoding sulfite exporter TauE/SafE family protein, with translation MVELLLFLGGLFSGVVNVLAGGGSFLTLPILGLYGLSPTVANGTNRIGILLQNISATWRFLAKKELDLKNALFITIPTIIGAILGTSIVLSLPEKLVKLSVGIIFLVMSYFVLFTPKVWEEGRRKKSNRTLSFVVFFLIGIYGGYIQAGVGFFLIYALTLLEGYDVRKANAMKIFLTLIFTVFSLTLFSFKNKVEFVPGLILGAGSFVGGYVGSYLNTRVNKKVIRYVVAGMMIFSAMNYIFS, from the coding sequence GTGGTTGAATTGTTGTTGTTTTTGGGAGGGCTCTTCTCAGGAGTAGTCAATGTTCTTGCTGGCGGTGGCTCTTTTCTAACGCTTCCAATACTTGGTTTGTATGGTCTGAGTCCAACCGTAGCTAATGGAACCAACAGGATAGGTATACTTTTACAAAACATCTCGGCAACATGGCGCTTTTTAGCTAAAAAAGAATTGGACTTGAAAAATGCTCTTTTTATAACCATTCCAACGATAATCGGAGCAATATTGGGTACATCAATAGTCCTAAGCCTTCCTGAAAAGTTAGTTAAGCTGAGTGTTGGAATTATATTTCTTGTAATGTCTTATTTTGTATTATTTACACCTAAGGTGTGGGAAGAGGGAAGGAGAAAAAAATCAAATAGAACCCTCAGTTTTGTGGTCTTTTTCCTTATAGGAATCTACGGTGGGTATATTCAGGCAGGAGTTGGTTTCTTCTTAATCTATGCCTTAACACTTTTAGAAGGTTACGATGTAAGAAAAGCAAATGCAATGAAGATATTCCTAACGCTCATTTTTACTGTTTTCTCACTAACTTTGTTTTCATTTAAGAACAAAGTCGAATTTGTCCCAGGGTTAATTCTTGGCGCTGGTTCCTTTGTTGGGGGATACGTCGGCTCATATTTGAACACACGAGTGAATAAGAAGGTTATAAGGTATGTTGTAGCTGGAATGATGATATTTTCAGCAATGAACTATATTTTCTCTTAA
- a CDS encoding GGDEF domain-containing response regulator, with translation MDKKVLIVDDSKFWRMVLQSILEKLGVNQIIVAEDGTKGIEIALKELPDVIITDYNMPGISGLQMCLYLRSIPAFKNAGIAVLTGSDDVINEFWAEHSGANKFISKLLSKDVLEKELERFLSGDYASSKSKEMFYVTSIYDVLEQKMRTEILNREILSLIQFARDELYVIQQLKNFLEFFSRFTGLAFLLLSPVEGRIYNFGLPLSKMISKEKLLGSFERPLEPSNWSYFGNFGSEFKVDGLETVVIKYQESEIGLIAYTNPTDRWSLNKVLNEANESISLLFNTLNIFRELKVASTVDGLTGLFNKKELLRFLEETHNLAKINKTIYYVAMFDIDNFKKVNDTYGHLVGDEVLKGLAAILKEEIAGKGIAGRYGGEEFCLIITKVSNTDEVVDLIEKILARVRNTQFPHGKCTISCGVVSSEGYESPTEVLKAADDLLYISKKTGKDKASYMFLPKNNVLLSQAQHQEQT, from the coding sequence ATGGACAAGAAAGTCCTTATAGTTGACGACAGCAAATTTTGGAGGATGGTTCTTCAAAGCATCCTAGAGAAATTGGGAGTAAATCAGATAATAGTTGCTGAAGATGGAACAAAAGGTATAGAAATTGCCTTAAAAGAATTACCAGATGTAATCATTACCGATTACAATATGCCTGGAATATCTGGTCTTCAAATGTGTCTTTATCTTAGGTCGATACCCGCGTTTAAAAACGCGGGTATCGCTGTTTTAACTGGTTCTGATGATGTCATAAATGAGTTCTGGGCTGAGCATAGCGGTGCTAACAAATTTATCTCGAAACTGCTTTCAAAAGACGTGCTTGAAAAGGAACTTGAAAGATTTCTTTCTGGTGATTACGCTTCTTCTAAATCAAAAGAGATGTTTTACGTAACAAGTATCTATGATGTTCTTGAGCAAAAGATGAGAACTGAAATACTGAACAGAGAGATACTTTCTCTCATTCAGTTTGCAAGAGACGAACTTTACGTCATCCAGCAACTCAAGAATTTTTTAGAATTCTTCTCCCGTTTTACTGGGCTCGCTTTCCTTCTTTTATCACCAGTTGAAGGACGAATTTACAACTTTGGCTTGCCACTAAGTAAGATGATCAGTAAAGAAAAACTACTAGGTTCGTTTGAAAGACCCTTAGAACCTTCCAATTGGTCTTACTTTGGTAATTTTGGTTCAGAATTCAAAGTAGATGGTTTGGAAACCGTTGTTATCAAATATCAAGAGAGTGAAATAGGACTAATCGCATATACAAATCCAACAGATAGGTGGAGCTTGAACAAGGTTTTAAACGAAGCAAACGAAAGCATATCACTTCTGTTCAATACATTGAACATTTTCAGAGAACTCAAAGTTGCATCCACCGTTGATGGTTTAACAGGGCTATTCAACAAAAAGGAGTTATTGAGATTCCTTGAGGAGACGCATAACCTGGCCAAAATAAACAAAACGATATATTACGTTGCAATGTTCGATATTGACAATTTTAAAAAGGTGAACGATACATACGGACATTTAGTTGGAGACGAGGTATTAAAGGGTCTCGCTGCGATTTTGAAAGAGGAGATAGCAGGAAAAGGTATAGCAGGAAGGTACGGTGGAGAAGAATTCTGTCTTATCATAACAAAGGTGTCAAACACCGACGAAGTTGTTGACCTAATTGAGAAAATCTTAGCTAGAGTTAGAAACACTCAATTCCCGCACGGTAAATGCACCATTTCTTGTGGTGTTGTGAGTTCGGAAGGTTATGAATCCCCGACAGAGGTGTTGAAAGCAGCAGATGACTTATTGTATATATCGAAGAAAACTGGAAAAGACAAAGCTAGTTACATGTTCCTTCCAAAAAATAACGTGCTGCTCAGCCAAGCACAACATCAAGAGCAGACATGA
- a CDS encoding FAD-dependent oxidoreductase, which translates to MVRRVKALVVGSGPAGLTGAIAIAESLGDGKDVVIIDEGIEPGGQLPKQTHKFFGHEGFYASVRGFEIGNLLVKKVKSLGVEIIQQATVTGIYEDVITVYDRVNNIVNEYLADYLLIATGATEKFLAFKNNTLPGVYGAGAVQTLMNQYRVLPGQSFLIVGAGNIGLIVAYQLVQAGAKVKAIVEASSRVGGYAVHANKVKRLGIPILLKHTILEAIGNDKVQGAVVAEVDERFKPVPGTEKEFVVDAICLAVGLQPNVELVAQTGAKLVYIPELGGYVPLRNENMRTTVHNVFVAGDLSGIEEATTAMIEGYIAGYNIAQELTGKSFEEKIEKMKKELEEFRRGPFSKKVRDGLKKMGIVFPEGGYREEQQVDKGPIGKLRAVIECPQAIPCNPCETSCPTGAINVGWNINSIPQIDYTKCIGCGVCVMKCPGLAIFMVQEKDEYSLVGIPYELLPIPDNGMKVKLLDREGKDVADGEVDHVVLNNKGKTHVVFLRVPKGYEDVVRSFRIPAKSDEFICRCEEITKEDIERVIDMGITDYEELRRVLRIGMGPCGGKTCRTLTLQILSEKTGRPISEIELGAYRPPTMPTPFEAVIKSELTEKSEISGSIQGGVKDE; encoded by the coding sequence ATGGTAAGGCGCGTCAAAGCACTCGTTGTTGGTTCAGGACCAGCTGGATTAACCGGAGCGATAGCTATAGCAGAATCTCTTGGAGATGGTAAAGATGTGGTAATTATAGACGAAGGAATCGAACCTGGTGGTCAACTTCCAAAGCAAACACACAAATTCTTTGGTCACGAAGGATTCTACGCCTCGGTAAGGGGATTTGAAATTGGGAACTTACTTGTCAAAAAAGTTAAAAGTCTTGGAGTTGAAATAATACAGCAAGCAACGGTAACAGGTATATATGAAGACGTAATAACTGTTTACGATAGGGTAAATAACATTGTGAATGAGTATTTAGCTGATTATCTGCTAATTGCAACTGGGGCAACAGAAAAATTTTTAGCCTTCAAAAATAACACTCTCCCTGGTGTTTATGGAGCTGGTGCTGTTCAGACGCTAATGAACCAATACAGAGTTCTCCCAGGTCAATCGTTCCTTATCGTTGGTGCAGGTAATATAGGGCTTATCGTTGCATATCAGTTAGTTCAAGCGGGTGCAAAAGTAAAAGCTATTGTTGAAGCTTCATCACGCGTTGGTGGATACGCTGTTCACGCGAATAAAGTCAAAAGGCTTGGAATACCCATATTGTTAAAACATACGATTCTTGAAGCAATTGGAAATGACAAGGTTCAAGGCGCAGTTGTAGCTGAAGTTGATGAAAGATTTAAACCAGTTCCTGGAACGGAAAAAGAATTTGTTGTTGATGCCATATGTCTGGCTGTTGGTTTGCAACCAAATGTTGAGCTTGTTGCTCAAACTGGCGCAAAACTTGTTTACATACCCGAATTAGGAGGGTATGTGCCTTTGCGTAACGAGAACATGAGAACAACCGTGCACAACGTATTTGTCGCTGGAGACCTGTCGGGAATAGAAGAGGCAACAACTGCTATGATTGAAGGATACATTGCTGGTTACAATATCGCACAGGAACTAACGGGAAAATCATTTGAAGAAAAGATTGAAAAAATGAAAAAAGAGCTCGAAGAGTTTAGAAGAGGACCTTTCTCCAAAAAGGTTAGGGACGGACTAAAAAAGATGGGCATTGTGTTTCCTGAAGGAGGATACAGAGAAGAGCAACAAGTTGACAAAGGACCGATAGGAAAATTAAGAGCGGTTATAGAATGCCCACAAGCTATACCTTGCAATCCATGTGAAACATCGTGCCCGACTGGAGCAATAAACGTCGGTTGGAATATTAATAGCATACCTCAAATAGATTATACCAAATGCATTGGTTGTGGGGTTTGCGTTATGAAATGTCCAGGTCTTGCAATATTTATGGTTCAGGAGAAGGATGAGTACTCACTGGTTGGTATCCCGTATGAACTACTTCCAATACCAGACAATGGCATGAAGGTAAAACTTTTGGACAGAGAAGGTAAAGACGTTGCCGATGGAGAAGTGGACCATGTGGTTCTAAACAACAAGGGAAAAACACACGTAGTATTTCTCAGAGTGCCAAAAGGATACGAAGATGTAGTTAGAAGTTTCCGAATACCAGCTAAGTCAGATGAATTTATCTGCAGATGCGAGGAAATAACAAAAGAAGATATCGAAAGAGTTATAGACATGGGTATTACAGATTACGAAGAACTCAGAAGAGTGTTAAGAATAGGTATGGGACCGTGTGGTGGAAAGACCTGCAGGACTTTAACTTTACAAATCCTTTCAGAGAAGACAGGTAGACCTATTTCTGAAATAGAACTTGGAGCCTACCGCCCCCCAACAATGCCAACTCCATTTGAAGCTGTGATCAAGTCCGAATTGACTGAGAAAAGTGAGATTTCTGGCAGCATACAAGGGGGTGTCAAAGATGAGTGA
- a CDS encoding PQQ-binding-like beta-propeller repeat protein, protein MKRRLLAVTSLSFLLATLLFSGALIVTTSGIVDEAGNVLKSVSALDVLFDGTQYYYVATDGIYSLDGTTKIDIRNSQRVGINYVLSNSKVYKIEKGAATSIGTVSSKMKSVYVVSDYIIGIESNQIVCYYAGNVVWSIPTDATFFKISEQYMAVFGSQTQLFNISNVRFVKLERVYPKFSDYVYFAGYHVFSDGSKIYFYRGSARLSTTFPYKGTLFTDGKYLYSGNFLITADLVQKELKFTVKSLVPVATSEEEEETTVVQEPVTVQSPVQQSTTPSTSQKQSGEEQQQKEEITIVKPSESQQQPKTPKLYELLWKVVLNDSISGKPAVKGTVSYVPTTKGTVIAIDGGKIIWSYRTNFVITAHTTVGNHIYVGSWDDTIYALREDGTLAWKLSLDSDIAYGPAWDGYLLYVVTDKGTLYIIKDEGKTGTIKSSYKVGTYPSIPPSVSLSGKVYVVDGAGNLWRDKSIDSFAGKPKNLPIYLETPYVSKQVGFSLIDEYGNVYEFIPMKEGTVVFKEKNNFLTISAEITDAVLGKEKLYVIDSNGKFQVIDKNTKKVLFTDTVPNGKYISLSNGYLFVFGKEVRCYYVNDTPSGYWNSLYGNPMNWNSAVK, encoded by the coding sequence GTGAAAAGAAGATTACTGGCTGTTACTTCACTATCTTTCTTGCTCGCTACACTGCTATTTTCCGGGGCTCTTATTGTTACAACTTCAGGTATTGTTGATGAAGCTGGTAATGTTCTCAAGAGCGTATCAGCATTAGATGTGCTTTTCGATGGTACGCAGTATTACTATGTGGCGACCGATGGTATTTACTCTCTTGACGGGACTACTAAAATAGACATTAGAAATTCACAACGTGTCGGGATCAACTACGTATTATCAAACTCAAAAGTGTACAAGATAGAAAAGGGAGCAGCAACAAGTATAGGAACAGTATCATCAAAGATGAAAAGCGTTTATGTTGTATCAGACTACATAATTGGAATCGAGAGCAACCAAATAGTATGTTACTACGCTGGTAACGTTGTGTGGTCTATCCCAACAGACGCGACTTTCTTTAAGATTTCCGAACAATACATGGCGGTTTTTGGCTCTCAAACACAACTTTTTAACATTTCAAACGTTAGGTTCGTGAAGCTTGAAAGAGTCTACCCAAAATTTTCAGATTACGTCTACTTTGCTGGGTATCATGTCTTTAGTGACGGAAGTAAGATTTACTTCTACCGAGGTTCGGCAAGGTTAAGCACTACTTTTCCATACAAAGGAACACTTTTCACAGATGGAAAGTACCTGTATTCTGGAAATTTTTTGATTACCGCTGACCTTGTACAAAAAGAGTTGAAATTTACCGTAAAATCTCTTGTTCCTGTTGCCACTAGTGAAGAAGAGGAAGAGACTACTGTTGTTCAAGAACCAGTAACGGTTCAGTCTCCAGTCCAACAATCAACTACCCCTTCGACTTCACAAAAGCAATCTGGTGAAGAACAACAACAAAAAGAAGAAATAACCATTGTAAAGCCTTCAGAATCTCAACAGCAACCAAAAACTCCAAAGTTATACGAACTTCTGTGGAAAGTAGTCTTAAACGATTCCATCTCTGGCAAGCCTGCTGTAAAAGGGACTGTTTCATATGTGCCTACAACGAAAGGTACAGTCATTGCAATTGATGGTGGAAAGATAATATGGTCATACCGAACAAACTTTGTCATAACTGCGCATACTACAGTTGGTAATCATATCTACGTCGGGTCTTGGGATGACACCATCTATGCGTTAAGAGAAGACGGAACACTTGCATGGAAACTCTCACTTGACAGTGATATCGCATATGGTCCTGCTTGGGATGGATATTTGTTATACGTGGTTACGGATAAAGGAACGCTTTATATTATCAAAGATGAAGGAAAAACGGGAACCATAAAAAGCTCGTACAAAGTAGGGACCTATCCTTCAATACCGCCATCGGTGTCTCTTTCAGGGAAGGTTTATGTTGTCGATGGTGCTGGGAATCTTTGGAGGGATAAAAGCATAGATAGTTTTGCAGGGAAACCTAAAAACCTACCGATATACTTAGAAACACCTTACGTCAGTAAACAAGTAGGTTTTTCACTTATAGACGAATATGGAAACGTTTATGAATTCATACCTATGAAAGAAGGCACAGTCGTTTTCAAAGAAAAGAACAATTTCTTGACTATTTCGGCCGAAATCACTGATGCTGTTCTAGGAAAAGAAAAGCTCTATGTTATCGATTCAAATGGCAAATTCCAGGTTATTGATAAAAATACTAAGAAGGTTTTGTTTACAGATACCGTTCCAAATGGAAAATACATAAGTTTAAGTAATGGTTACTTATTTGTCTTTGGTAAAGAAGTGAGATGCTATTATGTTAACGATACGCCTTCTGGATATTGGAACAGTCTCTATGGAAACCCGATGAACTGGAACTCTGCTGTTAAATAA
- a CDS encoding NAD(P)/FAD-dependent oxidoreductase — translation MSEVKKYDVCIIGGGITGTALGYFLCKLGKTSIAIFEKSYLSSGSTGRCAGGIRQQWSTRPNVRLAMRSVKLFERFKEDVGMDIEYKQGGYLVLSYSEEEAEQFEKNVKMQREEGLNVEILTPKQVSERYPYINTEGLVMATFCQTDGHANPHKAVIGYAQAIRRMDGHIYTHTEVKNIDVANGKVIGIDTTAGYFACDVVVNASGPWSNEVSKLVGVDLLTESYRHQILVTEPLENFFPMMAISFSGNFYMRQTLHGQFIMGQGDKDEKPGLNFNVTYKFEKELANKMVRIFPFLKNVRIIRHWSGMYNMSPDAQPIIGASEKVKGYYYAVGYSGHGFMVAPAVGEALAELIVFGKTLHTDLSYLDIKRFEGQVSEREKNVV, via the coding sequence ATGAGTGAAGTTAAAAAGTATGATGTATGCATAATAGGTGGGGGTATAACAGGAACTGCTTTGGGGTATTTTTTATGCAAACTTGGAAAAACTTCCATTGCGATATTCGAAAAATCGTACCTTTCATCAGGGTCAACAGGTAGATGCGCTGGCGGAATTAGACAACAATGGTCAACTAGACCAAATGTGCGTTTAGCAATGAGAAGTGTTAAATTATTCGAAAGATTCAAAGAAGATGTCGGTATGGATATAGAATACAAACAGGGTGGATATTTGGTACTCTCATACAGCGAAGAGGAAGCTGAACAATTTGAAAAGAACGTCAAAATGCAACGTGAAGAAGGGCTAAACGTAGAAATCCTGACTCCTAAACAGGTTTCTGAAAGATACCCGTACATAAACACCGAAGGGTTGGTTATGGCTACGTTTTGCCAAACGGATGGTCATGCCAATCCGCATAAAGCCGTTATCGGTTATGCGCAAGCAATTAGAAGAATGGATGGGCACATATATACCCACACAGAAGTAAAGAATATTGACGTTGCAAACGGGAAAGTTATAGGCATCGATACGACAGCTGGGTACTTTGCATGTGACGTAGTTGTCAACGCCTCAGGACCATGGTCAAATGAGGTCTCAAAACTTGTCGGTGTTGACCTTCTGACCGAGAGTTACAGACATCAAATTTTGGTGACCGAGCCGTTAGAGAACTTCTTCCCAATGATGGCAATAAGCTTTTCCGGTAATTTTTACATGCGTCAAACCCTCCATGGACAATTCATAATGGGACAAGGTGATAAAGATGAAAAACCAGGACTCAACTTCAACGTCACGTACAAATTTGAAAAAGAGCTAGCAAATAAAATGGTTAGAATTTTCCCATTCCTAAAAAATGTCAGGATAATACGACACTGGAGTGGAATGTACAACATGTCACCTGATGCCCAACCAATAATTGGTGCAAGCGAAAAGGTAAAAGGATATTATTACGCAGTAGGCTATTCAGGCCATGGTTTCATGGTAGCACCTGCCGTTGGTGAAGCGCTTGCAGAATTAATAGTATTTGGAAAGACGCTACACACCGATCTCTCCTACCTTGATATAAAAAGATTCGAAGGTCAGGTTTCGGAAAGAGAGAAAAACGTGGTATAA